The following are encoded in a window of Actinomyces oris genomic DNA:
- a CDS encoding type II secretion system F family protein codes for MTPMNAMLTGGLAGLVGAVGLLSVISALRRRRPTLMARLEPYVHRRPTTSGLLAAPAGPTSDGSTVAGLLMASTAHVLSLGRLMDTLGSSADSVRRRLTRSGSSLGVDQFRLQQVLWSATALLLVVAAGGLAALARSVNVPALILLCLMATVAGAAARDWWLSRAVAKRLSRIEAQLPDVVELLALAVGAGQGPVPAIERIVALGRGDLVDELSSTLTDIRSGTVLSTALDRMERRVGSVHVTRLCEAIIVALERGTPLAEVLRSQAADVREAARQDLMEEGGRREIAQMVPVVFLVLPITVVFALFPGLFVLRLGV; via the coding sequence ATGACTCCCATGAACGCGATGCTTACCGGAGGACTCGCCGGACTGGTGGGGGCCGTGGGCCTCCTGAGCGTCATCTCAGCCCTCCGCCGACGCCGCCCCACACTCATGGCCCGCCTGGAGCCCTACGTCCACCGCCGGCCCACGACCTCCGGCCTGCTGGCCGCTCCGGCAGGGCCGACCTCCGACGGGAGCACCGTCGCCGGCCTGCTCATGGCCTCCACCGCACATGTTCTCAGCCTCGGCAGGCTGATGGACACCCTGGGGTCGTCAGCCGACTCGGTACGGCGTCGCCTGACGCGATCAGGCTCGTCACTGGGGGTCGACCAGTTCCGCCTCCAGCAGGTCCTGTGGTCGGCGACGGCGCTCCTGCTCGTCGTGGCTGCAGGCGGCCTGGCGGCCCTGGCCCGCTCCGTCAACGTGCCCGCGCTCATCCTCCTGTGCCTCATGGCCACGGTCGCCGGAGCCGCTGCCCGCGACTGGTGGCTCAGCCGGGCCGTGGCGAAACGGCTGTCACGGATCGAGGCGCAGCTGCCCGACGTCGTCGAGCTGCTGGCCCTGGCGGTGGGGGCCGGTCAGGGTCCGGTGCCGGCCATCGAGCGCATCGTCGCGCTGGGCCGGGGCGACCTCGTCGACGAGCTGAGCAGCACTCTGACCGACATCCGCTCCGGCACGGTCCTGTCCACAGCCCTGGACCGTATGGAGCGGCGAGTCGGCTCCGTCCACGTCACCCGCCTGTGCGAGGCAATCATCGTGGCCCTCGAGCGCGGTACACCACTGGCCGAGGTCCTGCGCTCCCAGGCCGCCGACGTGCGTGAGGCGGCGCGCCAGGACCTCATGGAGGAGGGCGGAAGACGGGAGATCGCCCAAATGGTCCCCGTGGTCTTCCTCGTCCTGCCCATCACCGTCGTCTTCGCCCTCTTCCCGGGACTGTTCGTCCTGAGGCTGGGGGTGTGA
- a CDS encoding TadE family protein translates to MRSERVPLLGVLQRAGRALPRPARPCPREHNESGSAVVDFVMVGALVIVVFVALLQVALGVYARNVLTDAAGDGARRAALVGGTEVEARQRVQVLTDAALRRGYVDTVTVSRVSSGDLRIVEVTVTAPFPVLGLFGPGGTLRVTGHAIDESSLIQQR, encoded by the coding sequence GTGCGATCTGAACGAGTGCCCCTCCTCGGGGTGCTCCAACGGGCTGGTCGCGCCCTGCCCCGGCCGGCTCGCCCCTGCCCGCGCGAGCACAACGAGTCGGGCTCGGCCGTCGTCGACTTCGTCATGGTCGGTGCGCTCGTCATCGTCGTGTTCGTGGCGCTCCTCCAGGTGGCCCTGGGGGTCTACGCCCGGAACGTCCTCACCGACGCCGCGGGCGACGGTGCTCGTCGAGCCGCACTGGTCGGGGGCACGGAGGTCGAGGCGCGCCAGCGGGTGCAGGTTCTGACCGACGCCGCCCTCAGGCGCGGCTACGTGGACACCGTTACCGTCTCGCGGGTGTCCTCCGGCGACCTGAGGATCGTTGAGGTGACGGTGACAGCGCCCTTCCCGGTCCTGGGGCTGTTCGGCCCCGGTGGGACACTGCGGGTCACCGGGCACGCCATCGATGAGTCCTCCCTGATCCAGCAGAGGTGA
- a CDS encoding CBU_0592 family membrane protein yields the protein MNDVLSSLISIGGWIGAAELLVAYFLVSKGTIAGDSLKYQALNITGSVLLTINCASSGAWPSVIANAFYLLVGLNILFTVKRAYIAQLSRRQTEELRSRMHLRRHPSPVVSAGFVEQA from the coding sequence GTGAACGACGTGCTCTCCTCCCTCATCTCTATCGGCGGCTGGATCGGTGCCGCTGAGCTCCTCGTGGCCTACTTCCTGGTCTCCAAGGGCACGATCGCCGGCGATTCGCTCAAGTATCAGGCCCTCAACATCACCGGCTCCGTGCTGCTGACGATCAACTGCGCGAGCTCCGGCGCCTGGCCCAGCGTCATCGCCAACGCCTTCTACCTCCTGGTAGGGCTCAACATCCTGTTCACGGTGAAGCGGGCCTACATCGCCCAGCTCTCGCGCCGGCAGACTGAGGAGCTGCGGTCCCGGATGCACCTGCGCCGGCACCCCTCCCCCGTGGTCTCGGCGGGCTTCGTCGAGCAGGCCTGA
- a CDS encoding LysR family transcriptional regulator, with protein sequence MQVLPQRLSVLLAVHRAGGVVAAADFLHITPSAVSQQIRLLERECGARVLDRTPTGAVLTAAGKVLADAAERIEDELTTVRRELADLDDSIPSGVVRVASFASAVRALLLPLLSSLATTSPELEVIVEEAEERNALPRLRRGELDLVLIERDEHTLPAAPRGMVDIPLLDESWLVVVPAEQAAPSTLADLARATWIDLAPGTAGAFALDRLERQLGVPLTTRHVAYDYDVVLAMVSQGLGCALLPELAVYSGLVPDELSVVRLPGLGVRQLVVRHRSTRTEPGPATRAVLEALLAQAQGIELG encoded by the coding sequence ATGCAGGTATTGCCCCAGAGGCTCTCGGTTCTATTGGCCGTCCATCGAGCTGGAGGAGTCGTCGCAGCGGCAGATTTCCTTCATATAACGCCGTCGGCGGTCTCCCAGCAGATTCGCCTCCTGGAGCGCGAGTGCGGCGCCCGGGTCCTGGATCGCACGCCCACCGGAGCCGTGCTCACGGCGGCCGGGAAGGTTCTGGCGGACGCGGCCGAGCGCATCGAGGACGAGCTGACCACCGTGCGCCGCGAGCTGGCGGACCTGGACGACTCCATCCCCTCCGGTGTGGTGCGTGTCGCGAGCTTCGCCTCCGCCGTCCGGGCACTCCTGCTGCCCCTCCTCAGCTCGCTGGCGACGACCAGCCCCGAGCTGGAGGTGATCGTCGAGGAAGCCGAGGAGCGCAACGCCCTGCCCCGCCTGCGTCGCGGTGAGCTCGACCTGGTCCTCATCGAGCGTGACGAGCACACGCTGCCCGCGGCGCCTCGGGGCATGGTCGACATCCCACTGCTGGACGAGTCCTGGCTCGTCGTCGTGCCTGCCGAGCAGGCGGCGCCCTCGACCCTGGCGGACCTGGCGCGCGCCACCTGGATCGATCTGGCCCCGGGGACCGCGGGCGCCTTCGCCCTGGACCGGCTGGAGCGTCAGCTGGGGGTGCCGTTGACGACACGGCACGTCGCCTATGACTACGACGTCGTCCTGGCCATGGTCAGTCAGGGCCTGGGCTGCGCGCTCCTGCCCGAGCTGGCCGTTTACTCCGGGCTCGTCCCCGATGAGCTCAGTGTGGTGCGCCTGCCCGGCCTGGGTGTGCGCCAGCTGGTGGTGCGTCACCGGTCGACTCGCACCGAGCCGGGTCCGGCGACACGCGCGGTGCTCGAGGCTCTGCTCGCCCAGGCCCAGGGCATTGAGCTGGGGTGA
- the prfB gene encoding peptide chain release factor 2 (programmed frameshift), with protein sequence MATDFSAEIERLRHTYASIAAVTDPEALRARIAELSEQASAPDLWDDPDSAQVVTSALSHAQADLKRVESLGERIEDLEAMVELAGEEEGEDAAEILAEAETDLAAISKDLSDLEIRTLLSGEYDPRDAVITIRSGAGGVDAADFAEMLLRMYTRWAERHDYPVKVLNTSYAEEAGLKSVTFEVHAPYAYGTLSVEGGTHRLVRISPFDNQGRRQTSFAAVEVIPLIESTDHIDIPETDIRIDVFRSSGPGGQSVNTTDSAVRITHLPTGLVVSMQDEKSQIQNRAAAMRVLQSRLLLLKQQEEDAKKKELAGDVKASWGDQMRSYVLNPYQMVKDLRTNFEVGNPDSVFDGDIDGFIDAGIRWRKQQETAED encoded by the exons GTGGCCACTGACTTCTCCGCTGAGATCGAACGACTCCGACACACCTACGCCTCAATCGCCGCGGTGACCGACCCCGAGGCCCTGCGCGCCCGGATCGCCGAGCTCTCCGAGCAGGCCTCCGCACCCGACCTGTGGGATGACCCCGACTCCGCCCAGGTGGTCACCTCCGCGCTGTCCCACGCCCAAGCCGACCTCAAGCGGGTCGAGAGCCTGGGGGAGCGCATCGAGGACCTCGAGGCGATGGTCGAGCTCGCCGGCGAGGAGGAGGGCGAGGATGCCGCCGAAATCCTCGCCGAGGCCGAGACGGACCTGGCGGCCATCAGCAAGGACCTCTCCGACCTGGAGATCCGCACGCTGCTCAGCGGCGAGTACGACCCCCGCGACGCCGTCATCACCATTCGCTCGGGCGCCGGCGGCGTGGACGCCGCCGACTTCGCCGAGATGCTCCTGCGCATGTACACCCGCTGGGCCGAGCGGCACGACTACCCCGTCAAGGTCCTCAACACCTCCTACGCCGAGGAGGCGGGTCTGAAGTCGGTCACCTTCGAGGTCCACGCCCCCTACGCCTACGGGACCCTGAGCGTCGAGGGCGGCACGCACCGCCTGGTGCGCATCAGCCCCTTCGACAACCAGGGTCGCCGCCAGACCTCCTTCGCCGCCGTCGAGGTCATCCCACTCATCGAGTCCACCGACCACATCGACATCCCCGAGACCGACATCCGCATCGACGTCTTCCGCTCCTCGGGACCCGGCGGGCAGAGCGTCAACACCACCGACTCCGCCGTGCGCATCACCCACCTGCCCACGGGCCTGGTGGTCTCCATGCAGGACGAGAAATCCCAGATCCAGAACCGCGCCGCCGCCATGCGCGTCCTCCAGTCGCGCCTGCTCCTGCTCAAGCAGCAGGAGGAGGACGCCAAGAAGAAGGAGCTCGCCGGGGACGTCAAGGCCTCCTGGG GGGACCAGATGCGCTCCTACGTCCTCAATCCCTATCAGATGGTCAAGGACCTGCGGACCAACTTCGAGGTCGGCAACCCCGACTCGGTCTTCGACGGCGACATCGACGGCTTCATCGACGCCGGCATCCGCTGGCGCAAGCAGCAGGAGACGGCCGAGGACTGA
- a CDS encoding CPBP family intramembrane glutamic endopeptidase, which translates to MNFMSASHGKPRSVEVSSTLSSLESSDLSGDRSDQGRRLTAGGKVLRIVIAFAMMFACALTPPLLSQIPAVRSFALAHSHPQGNADDLVMAAFVLLLYGTATILVLMLCYVLRRTLDRGRRVSLCLRLDRRALLWVVGMVLVAVAVNLAVAGFVHSLGLAGGNEGIPDRPWWIMAVMIFSQAFLLQGIPEEIIWRGWLFSSLGETRFAAVSSVLGFTVLHLLSQGGQQNLLEHLTYLARPCGFAVTALIVRTISGSTWAAIGVHGGLHVANDMLSDWLHLPHGSITWIPQGLLWAAVGLLILAFHRRRQRLSGQTY; encoded by the coding sequence GTGAATTTCATGAGCGCATCACATGGAAAACCTCGATCGGTGGAAGTCTCATCAACACTCTCGTCTCTCGAGTCCTCGGATCTCAGTGGGGATCGATCGGATCAAGGTCGTCGCCTCACCGCGGGCGGAAAGGTTCTGCGCATCGTGATTGCGTTTGCGATGATGTTCGCCTGTGCGCTCACGCCGCCTTTACTGAGTCAGATTCCTGCTGTCCGGTCCTTTGCTCTCGCGCACTCGCATCCCCAGGGTAATGCCGACGACTTAGTCATGGCTGCCTTCGTTCTGTTGCTCTATGGGACGGCAACGATTCTGGTTCTCATGCTGTGCTATGTGCTGCGTCGTACTCTTGATCGCGGCCGCCGCGTCAGCCTATGTTTGCGTTTAGATCGTCGAGCCCTGTTGTGGGTGGTGGGGATGGTTCTCGTTGCAGTCGCGGTGAATCTCGCGGTCGCCGGTTTTGTCCACTCCCTCGGTCTTGCTGGTGGGAATGAGGGGATTCCGGACCGGCCTTGGTGGATTATGGCTGTGATGATCTTCTCTCAGGCCTTTCTTCTGCAGGGTATCCCTGAAGAGATAATCTGGCGAGGCTGGCTCTTCTCCTCGCTGGGCGAGACGCGTTTTGCAGCAGTGTCCAGCGTCCTCGGGTTCACTGTTCTTCACCTTCTATCCCAAGGGGGTCAGCAGAACCTGCTGGAGCACCTCACGTATCTCGCGAGGCCGTGTGGATTCGCGGTGACAGCATTGATCGTTCGGACGATCTCCGGGTCGACCTGGGCGGCCATCGGCGTGCACGGAGGACTGCACGTGGCGAACGACATGCTGTCGGACTGGCTGCATCTTCCTCACGGGTCGATCACCTGGATTCCCCAGGGCCTGCTCTGGGCAGCGGTCGGGCTTCTCATTCTCGCCTTCCACCGCCGTCGCCAGCGGTTGTCAGGCCAGACATATTGA
- a CDS encoding methylated-DNA--[protein]-cysteine S-methyltransferase, translated as MLGTFLRRIMPDLDSESLYRALLAKDTRFDGRFFVGVATTGVYCRPVCQARKPLAVNCSFYATAAEAEQAGFRPCLLCRPELAPGYAPVDSSASLARAAARYIERNCGVQGSLTDIARHLGCSNRHLRRVFEDAYHVRPVEYRQTCRLLLAKSLLTDTDLSVVDVAYAAGFGSLRRFNEVFRRRYRLTPTALRSQARLNRADGDTVQLSLGYRPPYRWDLILKFLARRAIPGVEKVEDDRYARTIRLRSSGRDLTGWVAVGNDSEHNRLAVTVSASLLSALPVVLDGIKNLFDLHCEPDTVAGALTSMDDSTLGPFIPGTRVPGCFDAFETAVLAVLGQQVTVQAARTLAGRLVQALGSPVDTGIDGLTTTFPTVQELLNLDGAIEQHLGPLGIIAARARAIHGLAAMMSSGIIDASCCPDPEAAVTRFMEIPGIGTWTANYIAMRCLAWPDAFLATDLEVRKALRTPPRGKILTLAECWKPWRAYAVMHLWNRAEAESAPEHATKSKKRNEKKEEMHYLSHYESPLGAMTMASDGEHLTGLWFDGQKYDRSTIDGNAELKPHLPVFTRTAQWLDAYFGGTDPGFTPPIRVEGSDFKKMVTSIMLSIPFGATSTYARIAAEVARRTGRRHMSAQAVGGAVGHNPIALIVPCHRVLASDGSLRGYAGGVDRKEWLLKMEGVNMSGLTTAGDGGGRRE; from the coding sequence ATGCTTGGAACGTTTCTGAGGAGGATCATGCCGGATTTGGACAGCGAATCGCTGTATAGGGCCCTGTTGGCCAAGGACACCCGATTCGACGGACGGTTCTTCGTTGGGGTCGCAACGACCGGTGTCTATTGCCGCCCAGTGTGCCAGGCGCGGAAACCGCTTGCGGTCAACTGCTCCTTCTACGCCACGGCAGCCGAGGCCGAACAAGCGGGGTTCCGCCCCTGTCTGCTGTGCCGGCCCGAGCTGGCACCCGGGTACGCCCCCGTGGACTCTTCGGCATCACTGGCTCGCGCCGCAGCACGGTACATCGAGAGGAACTGTGGTGTTCAGGGAAGCCTGACGGATATCGCCCGTCATCTGGGCTGCTCCAACCGCCACCTGCGCCGTGTCTTCGAGGACGCTTATCACGTGCGTCCCGTGGAGTACCGCCAGACCTGCAGACTTCTGCTGGCCAAGAGTCTTTTGACCGACACGGACCTATCAGTGGTGGACGTGGCCTATGCCGCGGGGTTCGGCAGCCTGCGCCGCTTCAACGAGGTGTTCCGACGTCGCTACCGGCTGACGCCCACCGCTTTGCGCAGCCAAGCACGGCTCAACAGGGCCGACGGTGACACCGTCCAGCTCAGTCTGGGGTACCGTCCCCCATACCGTTGGGACCTCATACTGAAGTTCCTGGCACGCAGAGCCATCCCCGGCGTCGAGAAGGTAGAAGACGATCGTTACGCCAGGACGATCCGCCTGCGCTCCTCAGGACGTGATCTCACAGGCTGGGTGGCCGTGGGCAACGACTCCGAGCACAATCGGCTGGCGGTAACCGTCTCCGCCTCACTGCTATCCGCACTACCGGTGGTGCTGGACGGGATCAAAAATCTGTTCGATCTCCACTGCGAGCCCGATACCGTGGCTGGCGCACTCACAAGCATGGATGACTCCACGCTCGGACCATTCATCCCAGGCACACGTGTGCCCGGCTGCTTCGACGCCTTCGAAACCGCTGTCCTCGCGGTCCTGGGTCAGCAGGTCACGGTCCAGGCAGCCAGGACGCTGGCCGGTCGGCTCGTCCAGGCTCTCGGTTCACCCGTGGACACCGGAATCGACGGACTGACCACGACCTTCCCCACGGTTCAGGAGCTCCTCAACCTCGACGGTGCGATCGAGCAGCATCTAGGACCGCTCGGCATCATTGCTGCCCGGGCACGGGCTATTCACGGACTGGCCGCGATGATGAGTTCCGGCATCATCGACGCCTCCTGCTGCCCCGACCCTGAAGCCGCAGTTACTCGGTTCATGGAGATCCCGGGCATTGGAACCTGGACCGCCAACTATATCGCCATGCGCTGCCTGGCTTGGCCCGATGCATTCCTCGCCACCGACCTGGAGGTCAGAAAGGCGCTGAGAACCCCGCCCCGAGGGAAGATCCTCACGCTGGCCGAATGTTGGAAACCGTGGCGGGCCTACGCCGTCATGCACCTGTGGAACCGGGCAGAAGCAGAATCAGCGCCCGAACACGCCACCAAGAGCAAGAAGCGGAACGAGAAGAAAGAAGAGATGCACTACCTCAGCCATTACGAGTCCCCCTTGGGAGCCATGACCATGGCCAGCGACGGCGAGCACCTCACAGGCCTGTGGTTCGACGGGCAGAAGTACGACCGCTCGACGATCGACGGCAACGCAGAGCTCAAGCCGCATCTGCCTGTCTTCACGCGGACGGCCCAGTGGCTCGACGCCTACTTCGGGGGCACTGACCCGGGTTTCACTCCGCCGATCAGGGTTGAGGGCTCCGACTTCAAGAAGATGGTCACCTCCATCATGCTCTCCATCCCCTTCGGTGCCACCAGCACCTATGCCCGCATCGCCGCGGAGGTCGCCCGGCGTACTGGCCGGAGGCACATGTCCGCACAGGCCGTGGGTGGCGCAGTCGGACACAACCCGATCGCTCTTATCGTGCCGTGCCACCGCGTGCTCGCCTCCGACGGGAGCCTGCGCGGTTACGCCGGAGGAGTCGACCGCAAGGAATGGCTCCTGAAGATGGAGGGCGTCAATATGTCTGGCCTGACAACCGCTGGCGACGGCGGTGGAAGGCGAGAATGA
- the ettA gene encoding energy-dependent translational throttle protein EttA, with the protein MAEYIYQMIKARKAHGDKVILDDVTMAFLPGAKIGMVGPNGAGKSSILKIMAGIDQPSNGEARLTPGYSVGILLQEPPLNEDKTVLGNVEEGVAEIKSKLDRYNEISAAMADPDADFDALMAEMGTLQDALDAANAWDLDSQLEQAMDALRCPPPDAEVKHLSGGERRRVALCKLLLEAPDLLLLDEPTNHLDAESVLWLEQHLASYQGAVIAVTHDRYFLDHVAEWIAEVDRGHLYPYEGNYSTYLETKEKRLEVQGKKDAKLAKRLKEELEWVRSSAKGRQAKSKARLARYEEMAAEAERTRKLDFEEIQIPPGPRLGNQVLEATNLNKGFDGRTLIDGLSFTLPRNGIVGVVGPNGVGKSTLFKTIVGLEPLDGGDLKIGQTVKLSYVDQSRAGIDPKKTLWEVVSDGLDYIQVGNVEMPSRAYVASFGFKGADQQKPAGVLSGGERNRLNLALTLKQGGNLILLDEPTNDLDVETLGSLENALLEFPGCAVVITHDRWFLDRVATHILAWEGTDENPASWYWFEGNFASYEENKVERLGPEAARPHRVTYRKLTRD; encoded by the coding sequence GTGGCTGAGTACATCTACCAGATGATCAAGGCGCGCAAGGCCCACGGTGACAAGGTCATCCTCGACGACGTCACCATGGCCTTCCTCCCCGGAGCCAAGATCGGCATGGTCGGCCCCAACGGCGCCGGCAAGTCCTCCATCCTCAAGATCATGGCCGGCATCGACCAGCCCTCCAACGGCGAGGCCCGCCTGACCCCCGGCTACAGCGTCGGCATCCTCCTGCAGGAGCCCCCGCTCAACGAGGACAAGACAGTACTCGGCAACGTCGAGGAGGGCGTCGCCGAGATCAAGTCCAAGCTGGACCGCTACAACGAGATCAGTGCCGCCATGGCGGACCCGGACGCTGACTTCGACGCCCTCATGGCGGAGATGGGCACCCTCCAGGACGCCCTGGACGCCGCCAACGCCTGGGACCTCGACTCCCAGCTCGAGCAGGCCATGGACGCCCTGCGCTGCCCCCCACCGGACGCCGAGGTCAAGCACCTCTCCGGTGGTGAGCGCCGCCGCGTCGCCCTGTGCAAACTGCTCCTCGAGGCCCCCGACCTCCTCCTCCTGGACGAGCCCACCAACCACCTCGACGCCGAGTCCGTGCTCTGGCTCGAGCAGCACCTGGCCAGCTACCAGGGCGCCGTCATCGCCGTCACCCACGACCGTTACTTCCTCGACCACGTCGCCGAGTGGATCGCCGAGGTCGACCGCGGCCACCTCTACCCCTACGAGGGCAACTACTCCACCTACCTGGAGACCAAGGAGAAGCGCCTCGAGGTCCAGGGCAAGAAGGACGCCAAGCTCGCCAAGCGCCTCAAGGAGGAGCTTGAGTGGGTGCGCTCCTCGGCCAAGGGACGCCAGGCCAAGTCCAAGGCCCGTCTGGCCCGCTACGAGGAAATGGCCGCCGAGGCCGAGCGCACCCGCAAGCTCGACTTCGAGGAGATCCAGATCCCGCCGGGGCCCCGCCTGGGCAACCAGGTCCTGGAGGCCACCAACCTCAACAAGGGCTTCGACGGGCGCACCCTCATCGACGGGCTCTCCTTCACCCTGCCGCGCAACGGCATCGTCGGGGTCGTCGGCCCCAACGGCGTCGGCAAGTCCACCCTGTTCAAGACCATCGTGGGCCTGGAGCCGCTCGACGGCGGAGACCTCAAGATCGGTCAGACCGTCAAGCTCTCCTACGTCGACCAGTCCCGAGCCGGCATCGACCCCAAGAAGACCCTCTGGGAGGTCGTCTCTGACGGGCTGGACTACATCCAGGTCGGCAACGTGGAGATGCCCTCGCGCGCCTACGTCGCCTCCTTCGGCTTCAAGGGGGCCGACCAGCAGAAGCCGGCCGGCGTCCTCTCCGGCGGAGAGCGCAACCGCCTCAACCTGGCCCTGACCCTCAAGCAGGGCGGCAACCTCATCCTCCTGGACGAGCCCACCAACGACCTCGACGTCGAGACCCTGGGCTCCCTGGAGAACGCCCTGCTGGAGTTCCCCGGCTGCGCCGTGGTCATCACCCACGACCGCTGGTTCCTCGACCGCGTGGCCACCCACATCCTGGCCTGGGAGGGAACCGACGAGAACCCTGCCAGCTGGTACTGGTTCGAGGGGAACTTCGCCTCCTACGAGGAGAACAAGGTCGAGCGCCTCGGCCCCGAGGCGGCCCGCCCCCACCGGGTCACCTACCGGAAGCTGACTCGAGACTGA
- a CDS encoding M23 family metallopeptidase: MSRNTPGLIPEGGVIGKLPFDGQWLTERSPTRRVPSHGTHLFATMYAFDFVAVDDDGLTAPPRSMRALFTPEPPELFHAFGRPLHSPVAGTVVSVHDGEPDHVARRSVLTRIPYGLSQPQRIRQGLPAIPGNHIIIQVAEGPHCVGLVHLQRGSVQVSPGDRVSAGDQIGRCGNSGNSTQPHLHIQAMDSPDLRTAKGVPLRFEEFRQRSPQQGAPWALRRQSCPEQGAVVAQP; the protein is encoded by the coding sequence ATGAGTAGGAATACCCCAGGACTCATCCCCGAAGGCGGCGTTATCGGGAAGCTTCCGTTCGACGGGCAGTGGCTGACCGAGCGCAGTCCCACACGCCGCGTTCCCAGCCATGGGACTCACCTGTTCGCCACCATGTACGCATTTGACTTCGTCGCCGTCGACGACGATGGTCTCACGGCTCCACCACGCAGCATGCGTGCGCTCTTCACCCCCGAACCGCCAGAGCTCTTCCACGCCTTCGGTCGTCCCTTGCACTCGCCCGTTGCGGGAACCGTGGTCTCCGTTCACGACGGCGAGCCCGACCACGTGGCGCGCCGTTCCGTCCTGACTCGCATCCCGTACGGATTGAGTCAGCCCCAACGAATTCGGCAGGGACTTCCCGCCATCCCTGGAAACCACATCATCATTCAGGTTGCCGAGGGGCCTCATTGCGTGGGACTCGTGCACCTTCAGCGAGGCTCCGTCCAGGTGTCGCCCGGCGACCGGGTGAGCGCAGGCGATCAGATCGGTCGATGCGGCAACTCCGGGAACTCCACGCAGCCCCACCTTCACATCCAAGCGATGGACAGTCCAGATCTCCGTACCGCGAAGGGGGTTCCGCTCCGTTTTGAGGAGTTCCGGCAACGCAGCCCGCAGCAGGGTGCTCCCTGGGCACTTCGGCGACAGTCATGCCCCGAGCAGGGGGCGGTCGTCGCTCAACCTTGA
- a CDS encoding acyl-CoA thioesterase: MTTPYPVPAATEEPLGSVTRILSLSAGDGEDVFSGGSLPQLSGRVYGGQVVAQGMLAAAATIVDDGDGERLPHSVHAFFMRGGQPDTPITFAVERLHDGRSFSQRRTAASQEGTPILTMLTSFQEEQEGADLHVEAPSVPRPEDLTSALEIFRTIDHPVARFLGRTAAFDLRHVEGNLYLRPAKERAGRQHLWMRSRSRIPEQTSQTVHRALLAYVCDQVMLEPVLRSQGLSWRSEGMSLATLDHAQWFHRDVDMGDWLLYVQDSPSSQGGRGMARAQVFDSSGRLVSTIAQEGMVRMPTGSQSDGGSGRWRIRMGEGDDGSAIPG, from the coding sequence GTGACAACCCCATACCCCGTCCCCGCCGCCACGGAGGAGCCCCTCGGGTCGGTGACCCGAATCCTCAGCCTGTCGGCGGGTGACGGGGAGGATGTCTTCTCCGGGGGCTCCCTGCCCCAGCTCTCGGGCCGGGTCTACGGAGGACAGGTGGTGGCCCAGGGCATGCTTGCCGCGGCCGCCACGATCGTGGACGACGGCGACGGTGAGCGTCTGCCGCACTCGGTTCACGCCTTCTTCATGCGGGGCGGTCAGCCCGACACACCAATCACCTTCGCCGTCGAGCGCCTGCACGACGGACGGTCCTTCTCCCAACGGCGCACCGCCGCCTCCCAGGAGGGCACGCCGATCCTGACGATGCTCACCTCCTTCCAGGAGGAGCAGGAGGGTGCCGACCTCCACGTGGAAGCCCCCTCGGTTCCGCGCCCCGAGGACTTGACGAGTGCGCTGGAGATCTTCCGCACCATCGATCATCCGGTGGCGCGTTTCCTGGGGCGCACGGCGGCCTTCGACCTCAGGCACGTGGAGGGCAACCTCTACCTGCGCCCCGCCAAGGAGCGTGCCGGTCGCCAGCACCTGTGGATGCGCTCACGCAGCCGCATCCCAGAGCAGACCTCCCAGACCGTGCACCGGGCACTGCTGGCCTACGTGTGCGACCAGGTGATGCTGGAGCCGGTGCTGCGAAGCCAGGGACTGTCCTGGCGCAGTGAGGGCATGAGCCTGGCGACCCTCGACCACGCCCAGTGGTTCCACCGGGATGTGGATATGGGTGACTGGCTGCTCTACGTGCAGGACTCCCCCTCCTCACAGGGCGGCCGCGGCATGGCGCGCGCACAGGTCTTCGACTCATCCGGTCGGCTGGTGTCGACCATCGCCCAGGAGGGCATGGTGCGCATGCCCACCGGTTCGCAGTCCGACGGCGGGTCAGGGCGTTGGCGGATCCGCATGGGAGAGGGCGACGACGGCAGCGCCATCCCCGGCTGA